The following is a genomic window from Pseudomonadota bacterium.
TCACTGAAAATTTGACGATTATATGAGATAGTCATGACAGAACTCAGCTTTTCACTCCAGTAACAATGAACCAATCTAAAATATCTGAAATAAGATAATCATGAGTCCGGCCGACTTGAACTTGATAAAAAAAACGGGAAAAGACCCTCTGTATGTTCTCCTCAGTTTCAAAATAATAAAATACTTGCCCCTTCCTGAAATCATCTTCACGGCCTATTCTAAATCGGTGACCTCCAAGGGGTTCACTATCTTTAAGAATCTTATGTTCAGGACCGGTAGTAGAGATGAAAAAGCGCCCGCCAGGCTTCAGAACACGGACGTATTCATTCAAAGCCTGTTCAATTCCATCCTCACAATTCTCGTAATGCAAAACATTCCAAGAGACAAGGAAATCAAAAGAATTCTCCTCGAAGGGAATACAAACGTTGGTTCCGCAGCGGGCGTCGATATCTTTACCTAATACCCTGAACTTCCTGCTGATATCGTCACAGATTCCCTGAGTAACTTCTATGGCACTGCAGTCTAGGCCAAGACCAGCCAGGAAAATAAGATTGTTCCCGTTGCCGCAACCAACGTCAAGTAACTTTTTTCCGGAAAAATATTTCGCTAAGCCAGGGATATAGCTCCCTTTGAACAGGCGAATCAGGGTCTCACTGGGCCAGAGTAATTCCGATCCATCGCCCTGGAATTTCTTATAGGCGTCAGCCCATTTTATGAACTCATCATTCATAATTCAGCCTTGTCCTCTAGAAGTTCACTGACAATTTCGGTCAATCCAGAGACGGATGCAAATCGCCGATCCTGGAAATGCTGCTCACTGAATTTGATTCCAAACTCCGTTTCCAAATCATCTATTAATTCAAGGACCCCAAAAGAATCGATTAACCCAAGTTCGAAGTAGTTCTGGAACTTAAAACCCTCTGGAAGTTTGCTGATTTTTGCAAACCAATCGGTAATCCATTGTTCCGTATGTCTCATCAAATACCTCAAGTCTCAATCGTCATAATTTTCAATTGCAAAACATCTCGCAGGCGCACCGTCTCCACCAGAAATTTTCAGTGGGGCGACAACGAGTTCGACCGCGGTCTTTCTCAAGAGTTCGAGGTTTACAAGGTACTCGACCAGAATAACTCCATTTTCAAGTAAGATCTTATGATTGGGGGCATCGTTTTCGCTCCCTTTGCAATTTAAAGGGTTATCTGGTTGAGCTGTATCCATACCCAGCAAAAGGCACCCTTCGCTGACTAAATAATGACATGCCGATTCAGACAAAAATGCATGGTCTTTGAAATACGAGTCTGATCCTATTTTGGAATCCCAACCGTACTTAAGTATTAATCTTGTTACATCTCTGCCAGCAATCGCTTCAAAAAGTTCGTCCTTGGAAACCTCATGAGAGTCATCCGCCCAGGTAAGATCAATAATGTTGGCGGGCCCGACCAGAATATCCAGAGGAATTTGATCTATCGTTTTACCATTTTCAATAAAATGGAGAGGTGCATCCACATGGGTCCCAGTATGAGTTCCGATCACAAGTCGGCGGGTTTCTCTGTTTTCTATCCCGTGATGACCAAGTTGTCTGATCTCAACAACCGGATGCCAGGGAGCGGAAAAAGTCGGCATACTTTCTGAGATTGCTAACGTCAGATCTACAATTCGTCGTGACATGTCAAATCTCCGGCTGAATGAATTCGCATAGAGCCCCTCCGGGAGTCCTAAACATAGCTATTTTAAGAAATTTACCATTTACCGTAAAATCGAAGGGATCGACAATATCCCAGCCACCTGAAATCTTCACCTTGTCTATATCAACGCAAATGTTGTTTGTGTAAAATGCTGCGCAGGTAAAACCAGGCGAATCGAGCATGCAGTTTTGTATATTGGTACCTTTTATGAATTTAATCCGAACTGACCAGCCTGGAACTGGAGACGTTAGCTTCATTGTTTCATTACATCCTGGCTCAAAGCGGAGTACCTTGTTCCAAAAATCTTTTTCGTTATTAACATTATCTGTTCGCAGTAACAACAGATCATCTTCAAGTGAAAAGGGGCCACAAGTCCCAACTTCCTCAGAACCGTGATCAATAACCTCAATAACAATACCGGTGCCGGCGACCGGACTGAAATATGCGATATCATGAACCTCCCGGTAGTGTGAAAGCAACTTGGCTTTTTGCGCATCGTTTGGAAGAGCATGCTCCAAGAAAAGGCATTTATATCCCTTCGCCAACAAGGTATCTCTACTAGCAAAAAGATCTGTTGTTGTTAGAGCGATATGATCAAACCCGATAATCATAAATGCTTTCGAAGCAACTCTTTTCTGATTTTTCCAGTTACTGTCATCGGTAGTTTACTTAATACTTCGAAACGACTCGGAACAGCATCCGGCACTAAACGAGCTTGACAATAAGATTTCAGGTCTTCCA
Proteins encoded in this region:
- a CDS encoding class I SAM-dependent methyltransferase, producing MNDEFIKWADAYKKFQGDGSELLWPSETLIRLFKGSYIPGLAKYFSGKKLLDVGCGNGNNLIFLAGLGLDCSAIEVTQGICDDISRKFRVLGKDIDARCGTNVCIPFEENSFDFLVSWNVLHYENCEDGIEQALNEYVRVLKPGGRFFISTTGPEHKILKDSEPLGGHRFRIGREDDFRKGQVFYYFETEENIQRVFSRFFYQVQVGRTHDYLISDILDWFIVTGVKS
- a CDS encoding cyclase family protein, translated to MSRRIVDLTLAISESMPTFSAPWHPVVEIRQLGHHGIENRETRRLVIGTHTGTHVDAPLHFIENGKTIDQIPLDILVGPANIIDLTWADDSHEVSKDELFEAIAGRDVTRLILKYGWDSKIGSDSYFKDHAFLSESACHYLVSEGCLLLGMDTAQPDNPLNCKGSENDAPNHKILLENGVILVEYLVNLELLRKTAVELVVAPLKISGGDGAPARCFAIENYDD